The genomic stretch ATTGTATAAGTGGGTCCTAACTAAAGTTTAATTAGAAGAGTGGGTCCCACTTTAAGAAAAATAGGTATTCTACTGAGATGGCTGAAAAAACCAGGAGGGAAGAAAATTTTGAAATGATGAAGTACAATATTCTAGTCCATGTATGTCTTACTTATGTATGCATATGTTTTGCAGGGTCAGTTGAACTGGCAGCAGTAGGCATTTCGGTATCAATTTTCAATCTCATCTCGAAATTATTCAATGTTCCTTTGCTCAACGTCACAACTTCTTTTGTTGCTGAAGAGCAGGCATTAATTGCTAAAGGTGACAgtggtcttttgtcaaagcatctACTTCTAATTTATCAAACATTCTGCATTTACCCGATATgagttatattttttttttccttaaactAGGTCGCTCACCTGATTCACAAAGAAAAATCCTACTTCCTTCAGTATCAACTTCTTTGCTGCTTGCTCTTGGCCTTGGCATTGCTGAAGCTGTTGGACTTTCTTTTGGCTCCGGTTTCCTAATGAATACCATGGGTATATCTGTTGTATGTCTTAATTTGGAAAACAAATTTATTTTCTAGCATGAGGGCTTAATTCTTCTCTTCCAATTTCCAAGTCGTAAGTTATTGGGGGCATTTTTTGTTCGGCCAGTATATCTTGGAGAATGACATAGTGACAATCAGATCTCAGAGATGCCACTTGGATTTATGCTTCCCCTATTCCTTTGCATTAGTATAAAGCCCATGTGTCTTGATGTTTGCTGAAGATCTTCAATGTAAATCTATTTGGGATTGTTGATATATTGCAGGATTCACCAATGCGTGTACCAGCTGAGCAATTCCTTACGATGCGGGCCTTTGGAGCTCCACCAATTGTAATAGCGCTTGCTGCTCAAGGAACATTTCGTGGATTTAAGGACACAAAAACTCCTTTATATGCTGTTGGCAAGTATCAAAGATATCCAAATACTTCTCTAATCTACATAAAGCAAAGGCCAAGTGCAATCTGTCCTGACATCTTGTGTCTAATATCATGTTTCATAAATATTATTTATGGATTGTTGGATAGATAACTGTTTCAAGCTGTTCATTGCTATTTGGATATTGACTTCACGAGCTCATTGGGAAAGTTGAGATGGAAATATTTTGTTGATATGGACCACTCTTTTAGTTGAGCTAAATGCTGTTTATTAAACCTCGATATATAGTAATCTTTCATGCATAAGTACTGTTCCAAACATATGGGCGGGTAGGCACTGCTTTAGATGTTGACTTTATGTGATTTTATTCATCTTGATGAAGTAGGGATAAGATCCAACATTTATCAAAGACTTGTCTAGCTTAGTAAGCTATAGAAAACAACTCTTGAGAATGCTACTTCTTGTGAGATGTGCTAGAGTATGGCTTTATATTAACAAACTATTGTCTTCGCTTGATGGCAtatctcccccctcccccccccccagtaTGGTCTGCTAAATGCGGCTCTTTTTTTGTTATGTCCCAAACATTTAAGTATAATCCTTCCTTAACGCTTCTACTTATGTATCTGACAAAGAACAGTTCTGGATTGTCAGGAGCTGGTAACTTGCTAAATGCGTTGTTGTCTCCAATTTTGATATTTCCCTTTGGTCTTGGTATCAGTGGGGCTGCAACTGCTGCTGTGATATCTGAGTATGTTGGTGATGCGGTAAACCTTTACTTTGTACATGATATAACTTCCTATCCACTGTCTCTATCTTATTTTTTGTTTGATCTACATTTTTACCAGATACTTGTCTGCGTTTATCCTTATGTGGAAGTTAAACGAAAAAGTGCTTCTTATTGCTCCAGAcgttgatgtgggaagatttgcTCAGTATCTTAAATCTGGTACTTTCTTGGAAACTGTCAAAACGACACCTGAAATCAGGATATCGTTTGTAGTTATTAAAGAAAATTTTGATGAAAAGGCTCCCATTTTGTGTGGATAATGTGTTTGACACGATATTCAAATATGTCCAACTGAATCTCCTCTAGCATTAGCAGCAGCTAGTGAAACTTGAAATCGGTATTCAAATATGTCCAACTGAATCTCCTCTAGCATTAGCAGCAGCTAGTGAAACTTGAAATCGGTATATCTGCATATAAATCTATGAATAGTTGAAGATGAATACTTCAAATGAGAAAATGATTGAAGGTGTGAATATGATTTCATTCAAATTTGAAGATTGAGTAATGGGAGAATGACGAAGGTACAGTAaattaagttttaaaaaaaactatAATGATTTAATCTATCCCATGATACTTCATAAATACAATCTCTTGCCCTTTAATGAAACTAACTACTTTTATAGATTCTTTAGATCTGTTTCAAGAAAAAATGTAGATTGAAAGGATTACTTATACCAAACATATAAAGTAGCATTTGGTCTTTGGGCGACTGCAGAATTTTTTATTGTCTGAACTCTGAACCCGTGGAAAGATAATTAAGAGTTTCTCTTGCGCACTTTATTAGAACACATCAAAATGCTCTAGCGTATTCAAAATGAAAAGATCGAACCTATCTTAGGTTAagtttgttcttttcttttccagGTTCCCTTCTAATAGGGAGGACTTTAGCACTTCTAATTACCACTACGCTATCAACAGCAATGGCAGCACGAGAGGGCCCCGTTCCTATGGCTGGTCATCAGATCTGTGTTCAAGTTTGGCTAGCTGTATCATTGCTAACTGATGCCTTGGCACTTGCTGGACAGGTGAACATACTTTGACTAAACTATTTGTTTTCTCTGCCATCATTTCTGGCTTTATTGAATAATTTTCAGAGAAGTTTTTAGCAGCTCTGTTTTTACGTCTCAGTGAAAGCCAAATACCATTCAATTTTATTAGTGATTAGGACTTCAATTTTGCTTCCCTGTAACAGATGGAACTACATCATATAACTCTTGAATCGCTTCTTTtaatttcttatttctttttggtTTTCACTTACCCATGAAGTCACAGGCTTTTCTTTAACTGAAGTTCCCAACGGGGTCATATTTAGACAATTTCCATTGAATTATTTCCTGCAATCTTTAGTTATGAAATAGCAGTTTAGTCTTTCGTTGCATTTTTGATTGCATTCTTATTCTGTTGATTTTTAGGCTCTCCTTGCCAGTGGAGTTTCTCAAGGTAATTATGGCCAAGCACGAGAAGTGGTTTATAAAGTTCTACAGGTAACTTGGGTGCCTACTCCAGTACTCTTTATTAATTCTCAACCGTGATTACTGACTCAGCTTTTAAGAGAAAGCATTAAGAACAGAATATTGACTTGCTACATCTTTTACTCTTCATGTGAATTATGTCAGATTGGTGCATTGACAGGAGTCACCTTGGGTTTTAGCTTGTTTGTTGGTTTTGAAGCGCTCTCCGGCTTATTCAGCTCAGATTCTGAAGTCCTGGAAATTGCCAGATATGGTACTCTGGTATGAAAGTCTTATCCAGATCTCTCAGCATTTTTTCTGGTggattttgaaccccaaatctGTAGCATGTTCCCCAAAGTTGACATATATTCATGTTAGACTACAATTCCTGCTATGCACCAGCTAGGTAATTTCTTTATCATGAAATAGTTTTGGTCATTTAGAAGTAATTATACAGCTGTCATTTCTAACCTTGTATAAAGTTGTCGGGTTCATTATCTGGATTAACTTGATATTTGAATGATAAACTACTCATTCTTTTCTTATTAATATGATTTGTTGGAC from Nicotiana sylvestris chromosome 12, ASM39365v2, whole genome shotgun sequence encodes the following:
- the LOC104231562 gene encoding protein DETOXIFICATION 44, chloroplastic, whose translation is MASALYHQNNPLFHQNNYNYNYFCYSTFLPLKNNNTNYSARLRNTLIKSSRDKNRTVISETSIDNSNSDLGENRVKSPDPDLGPDSDLPSSSSLLDSVSSLLEELKFDGIGWEIMSIALPAALALAADPITSLVDTAFVGHLGSVELAAVGISVSIFNLISKLFNVPLLNVTTSFVAEEQALIAKGRSPDSQRKILLPSVSTSLLLALGLGIAEAVGLSFGSGFLMNTMGISVDSPMRVPAEQFLTMRAFGAPPIVIALAAQGTFRGFKDTKTPLYAVGAGNLLNALLSPILIFPFGLGISGAATAAVISEYLSAFILMWKLNEKVLLIAPDVDVGRFAQYLKSGSLLIGRTLALLITTTLSTAMAAREGPVPMAGHQICVQVWLAVSLLTDALALAGQALLASGVSQGNYGQAREVVYKVLQIGALTGVTLGFSLFVGFEALSGLFSSDSEVLEIARYGTLFVAGSQPINAIAFVLDGLYYGVSDFEFAAYSMFLIGLVSSIFLLVAAPSFGLPGVWAGLFLFMTLRVVAGFVRLQTRDGPWKFLRSDMEEDGV